A section of the Chryseobacterium scophthalmum genome encodes:
- a CDS encoding cytochrome C: MKKLVLSMILGSVFMVSCGPKSTAVTGPKFTSAEHLAQGKTVFENSCNRCHKLPDPAKHDDQGWIKTLSRMAPKAKLNDEQHQMVYDYLISVNKK; encoded by the coding sequence ATGAAAAAATTAGTTTTAAGTATGATTTTAGGATCTGTTTTTATGGTTTCATGCGGACCAAAAAGCACAGCTGTAACCGGTCCTAAATTTACCTCAGCTGAACATTTGGCACAGGGAAAAACAGTTTTTGAAAACTCATGCAACAGATGCCATAAACTACCGGATCCTGCAAAACACGATGATCAGGGATGGATAAAAACCTTAAGCAGAATGGCTCCAAAAGCGAAATTGAATGATGAACAACATCAAATGGTCTATGATTATTTGATTTCTGTAAATAAAAAATAG
- the meaB gene encoding methylmalonyl Co-A mutase-associated GTPase MeaB, with the protein MKISTEDFIDGIKSGNKRLIAKAITLVESTKPEHRSQAEELLKKILPLTGNSIRVGITGVPGAGKSTFIENFGRLAISNNKKVAVLAIDPSSAINKGSILGDKTRMEELAKEENAFIRPSPSSGFLGGVANTTFETMMICEAAGYDYILIETVGVGQSEVLVSDITDVFLFLKIIGGGDELQGIKRGIMEMVDIIFINKVEESNLQKAKNTKLELKRALDFLPSKEKDWKVPVLLGSALHNEGLNDVYQKIDDFISLKKNTKRFGEVRTQQSEKRFEYWVQEYILSMMKKDNSVEEAYIQHKKNASDLISNPSTEAKLFVEKFLRDSRSEI; encoded by the coding sequence ATGAAAATTTCAACAGAAGACTTTATAGATGGGATTAAATCAGGCAATAAGCGCTTGATTGCAAAAGCCATTACTTTAGTTGAGAGCACAAAACCCGAACATCGAAGTCAGGCAGAAGAACTTTTAAAAAAGATACTTCCGTTAACAGGAAATTCAATCAGGGTGGGAATCACAGGAGTTCCCGGTGCCGGAAAATCTACTTTTATAGAAAACTTTGGAAGATTAGCGATTTCAAATAATAAAAAAGTTGCGGTTTTGGCTATCGATCCCAGTTCTGCGATTAATAAAGGTAGTATTTTGGGGGATAAAACCAGAATGGAAGAATTGGCAAAAGAAGAAAATGCATTTATTCGTCCTTCCCCAAGTTCCGGTTTTTTGGGCGGAGTTGCCAATACTACTTTTGAAACAATGATGATTTGCGAAGCTGCAGGGTACGATTATATTTTAATTGAAACTGTTGGAGTAGGGCAGTCTGAAGTTTTAGTTTCAGATATTACCGATGTTTTTTTGTTTCTGAAAATTATTGGCGGTGGTGACGAACTTCAGGGAATAAAGCGTGGAATCATGGAAATGGTAGATATTATTTTCATTAATAAAGTAGAAGAAAGCAATCTCCAAAAAGCTAAAAACACCAAGCTTGAACTGAAACGGGCATTAGATTTTCTTCCTTCAAAAGAAAAAGATTGGAAAGTTCCTGTTTTGTTGGGTTCTGCTTTACATAATGAAGGATTGAATGATGTTTATCAAAAAATTGATGATTTTATTTCATTAAAAAAGAATACAAAACGTTTTGGCGAAGTTCGAACTCAACAATCTGAAAAGCGCTTTGAATATTGGGTTCAGGAATATATTTTAAGTATGATGAAAAAAGATAACTCTGTGGAGGAAGCTTATATTCAGCATAAAAAAAATGCTTCAGACCTGATTTCTAATCCAAGTACTGAAGCAAAATTATTTGTAGAAAAGTTTTTAAGAGATTCAAGATCTGAGATTTGA
- a CDS encoding c-type cytochrome, whose product MKSLFAAATFALILLASCTPKATPVAEAPKSATSTAEQIAQGKTIFETACKRCHDLPEPTKFTSVQWVGIMNSMAPKAKLTDEQHQWVYDYVVSVKK is encoded by the coding sequence ATGAAAAGTCTATTTGCAGCAGCAACATTTGCCCTTATTTTATTAGCATCTTGTACTCCGAAAGCAACACCCGTAGCTGAAGCTCCAAAATCAGCGACAAGTACCGCAGAACAAATAGCACAGGGAAAAACAATCTTCGAAACTGCATGCAAAAGATGTCATGATTTGCCAGAACCCACCAAATTTACTTCTGTACAATGGGTAGGAATTATGAATTCTATGGCTCCAAAAGCGAAACTAACTGACGAACAACATCAGTGGGTTTACGATTATGTGGTGTCTGTGAAAAAATAA
- a CDS encoding enolase C-terminal domain-like protein, giving the protein MKIKFTLKKLQLKETFSIAYGNYTHRDALLIELSHQNCKGYGECVAIDYYQINLQDFVLKLKKVQHQIEAQKIIYPKDFFKFLLSLNLHSFLISALDCAYWDLFGKLENKSFLELNQLPTDNLVESSITISIGNIENQINKIQKSEWTRFKVKCKGLNKNDIERLLELNKDIALDSNASFTDEDCVWLQGNVEVQQFSYLEQPRPIDHYKILKKESFANWMADEDCQNIDSLEELIPYYKSINIKLMKCGGLTPALEMIKKARELNYKIMIGCMTESTVGISAGCLLTGLVDFVDLDGANLISNDYATGNFVENGKIILSGKPGLGIDLK; this is encoded by the coding sequence ATGAAAATAAAGTTTACTCTCAAAAAGCTTCAGCTAAAAGAAACGTTTTCCATTGCTTACGGAAACTATACTCATCGTGATGCATTATTAATAGAGCTATCCCACCAAAATTGTAAAGGTTATGGCGAATGTGTGGCGATTGATTATTATCAGATTAATCTTCAGGATTTTGTTTTAAAATTAAAAAAAGTCCAGCATCAAATTGAAGCTCAGAAAATTATTTATCCCAAAGATTTTTTTAAGTTTTTGTTGAGTTTAAACCTTCATTCGTTTTTGATTTCTGCTTTAGATTGTGCATATTGGGATTTGTTTGGAAAACTTGAAAACAAAAGTTTTTTAGAATTAAATCAACTTCCAACAGATAATTTAGTTGAAAGTTCAATCACGATTTCCATTGGAAATATTGAGAATCAAATCAATAAAATTCAGAAAAGTGAATGGACTCGATTTAAAGTAAAATGCAAAGGTTTAAATAAAAATGATATTGAAAGATTATTAGAATTAAATAAAGATATTGCTTTAGATTCTAACGCAAGTTTTACCGATGAAGATTGTGTTTGGCTTCAGGGAAATGTCGAGGTTCAACAATTTTCATATTTGGAACAACCTCGTCCGATTGACCATTATAAAATATTAAAAAAAGAAAGTTTTGCCAATTGGATGGCGGATGAAGATTGTCAGAATATTGATTCGCTTGAGGAGCTCATTCCATATTATAAAAGCATCAACATCAAATTAATGAAATGTGGAGGATTGACTCCTGCTTTAGAAATGATCAAAAAAGCAAGAGAATTGAACTATAAAATTATGATCGGCTGCATGACAGAATCCACAGTCGGAATTTCCGCAGGATGTCTTTTAACTGGACTCGTAGATTTTGTAGATCTAGACGGAGCAAATCTTATTTCCAATGATTATGCCACAGGAAATTTTGTAGAAAATGGTAAAATTATTCTATCAGGAAAACCTGGTTTGGGGATTGATTTAAAGTGA
- a CDS encoding tetratricopeptide repeat protein, whose protein sequence is MTLTKSKYYFEALDNYPYSLPDCLEALNYALSYDPEDADSLCLMGRIYSEMLIDYEKAKLYFEEAMQCDVTNLNTPKYYIKCLLDNEDLQEAEKLINYSLKIKGIDKATLWFYRSLLSEKRGSFPNALKFLTEAEKYCFSSHSLDVVKERKKFIKSKMPKKKSKNKKETK, encoded by the coding sequence ATGACCTTAACTAAAAGTAAATATTATTTTGAAGCTTTGGATAATTATCCTTATAGCTTGCCGGATTGTCTGGAAGCATTGAATTATGCGCTGTCTTACGATCCTGAAGATGCAGATTCGCTTTGTCTGATGGGAAGAATCTACAGCGAAATGCTCATCGATTACGAAAAAGCAAAGCTCTATTTTGAAGAGGCGATGCAATGTGATGTTACGAATCTTAATACACCAAAATATTATATTAAATGTCTTTTGGATAATGAAGATTTGCAGGAAGCTGAAAAGCTGATCAACTATTCTTTGAAAATAAAAGGAATTGATAAAGCGACCTTATGGTTTTACAGATCTCTGCTTTCTGAGAAGAGAGGAAGTTTTCCTAATGCTTTAAAGTTCTTAACTGAGGCTGAAAAGTATTGTTTCTCATCGCATAGTTTAGATGTTGTAAAAGAGCGCAAGAAGTTTATAAAATCTAAAATGCCCAAGAAAAAATCTAAAAACAAGAAGGAGACGAAATAA